A genomic stretch from Elusimicrobiota bacterium includes:
- a CDS encoding BppU family phage baseplate upper protein encodes MDELQGLQSCQQGDVGLGIVVAVVDSDEAPIDLRAATSKVIRLTAPDGISQDKDAAFSTDGSDGQLVYVTQAGDLAEAGAYSLQAIVAVGGQALSTKVSTLQVLENLPAPAEPEA; translated from the coding sequence ATGGACGAACTCCAGGGACTGCAGTCGTGCCAGCAAGGTGACGTCGGCCTCGGCATCGTCGTAGCGGTCGTGGACTCCGATGAGGCGCCCATCGACCTGCGGGCGGCGACGTCCAAGGTCATCCGGCTGACCGCTCCGGACGGGATATCGCAGGACAAGGATGCCGCATTCTCGACCGACGGGAGCGACGGCCAACTGGTCTACGTCACGCAGGCCGGCGACCTGGCCGAGGCCGGTGCATACTCCCTGCAGGCCATCGTGGCCGTCGGCGGCCAGGCGCTGTCGACGAAGGTCTCCACCTTGCAGGTCCTGGAGAACCTCCCGGCTCCGGCGGAGCCCGAGGCCTGA